The genomic DNA ATCAAAACAAACAGTTACTAAGGGAAGAAAACCATGAACGACCCCAAGTTAAGGAAACagaaatttaaacaaataaaatgcaCAATCTGGTGAGTacaatattaaagaaaattgtTGTTATGGGTGAATTTCACCATTACAACATGAAAAAAACTTTCTTTCAAAAAGTTATGTTCACGGAGAAAATAGAGGAAATTGTTGTTTCTTATGCTCTCAGCCCAAACAAAAAGGAAGATTGTAAGGATTGACAAAGTATAAACCCTGGGATTAGTTCttataaaacaattataaaaactaGACTAGTCACTCATGAAAACCAATGCTAATTCATCATCCATATTACAAGCCTTGTGAAATGCATTACACCCCATAGGAATCAGAAAGATCATTCCTTGTCCTCACACTATAATTGAAAAACGACATGCAAACCAAaggaaaaaattgtttttagtaCTCCTCTATGTTCCAAGTCAAAGCATTTAATCCTTCCAAATGTTCTAGAAGTTCCAACTCATGTTTTTGCAAGGAAAAGGACAAATCAGTTTACATCCCCTTACAAGTCCCTCTATGGCTCAATGGCAACCTCATATTAAGTGAAGCAATACAAGAGGAAATTCTCCCAAGTTGCAATTACCTTCAAAAGATACTCGTAGAAAGAATCAATACTGGTTCCTATTCCAGCATCCTGAAAAACAAGCAAATGTGGTAGctcaaataattgaattaagaaACTAACAACGTGAACTGATGGCCAAAAGAGAAACTCATCTGCTATctgatcaaataaattattcactaattaatttataaattgtcaTAACTGATTAAGTTCAAAAATTGAAACTCTTTACTTGTATTCAGTTGCTTAAAATGCAGAAGTATGATATTGGAATGTTAAAGTCTATATTAATAGAGTTGTTGTGAATGTGACTTCTAATAAGTCTATACCAAGTGTTGAACATGTGACGAGCTCAACATTGTTAACATAGCACCACAATGAATTGGTAGtaatatgatatttaaatataatacaactTTAATATCTTTCACATAATGACACATAACAtccttgaataaaatataatcacaTGTATTCCAAgatatcataatattattactaTTCAATCTGTTCATTTCCTTGTCGACTATCAAGCACAACTTCAAGTTAATCTAGATATCAAAATGAACAAAAACAACAAGTAGGGAAACACATGAATCTAACGGTACATTTCACTGTCAAGAATGGTGAAAACCAATCTGGCCATCAAATTCATCAATTTGTTAAAAGAATAGTAGTCAAGGAAACAACAAGAACATAAAAGGAAAAGATATCCCCCAAAACTTTCTTATTTGAAGCAAAAGTCTTGCTAACATGATAATTTACAGGACGTTCTGATATAAAGGGGGTCATGACCGTGGGGTCATGCTAGCCAGTCACCCACAAGAATAAACTCGGGTcacaaaaaaatgataatttgcAAGATCTTGTTTCCTGAATGTGGATGGAACATGCAAAAGTGACATGTTTAGCAAGTCTCTTGATTACAGAGATATTATTAAGATTCAGTTCATTACAAGTCACATTTTCTCTAAAAATAAGCTAATGGGCCATGTTCATGTACAAGCaatacaaaaatttaagatACAAATAACTCCAGTGTCCCTCACAGTGATACAAGACAGGGAAATAATTACCTTTTGTGTCCATTCTCCAGTGAACACATTAATATGAGCACCAACTAGGTTAATCTTTGATCGACGGGCCCATAATCCATGTACTGCATTCTTTGATACTTGCTCAAAGACTGAATTTTGAAGAAAGACCATGCACAAATGGGAAAAGaataaaaatcaagaaattTACTCATTATAAGGACGCAGAAAATAGAACGAAGCAGTATATAAGCATCCACAGTTCTCAAAGAAGGAAAAGCGAAGGTACAAAAAAGTTGTCTAAGGAACcaaaattgttataaaaaagtGATGCATAAGAGAGACCTTCCAAACAAATATTGTCAAAATAGAGTGGAAAAATGGTTTACTGAACGCTATATTTTCCCATAAAATGTTAAAAGATTAGAAGGAATTAAATATAGTAAAACACTGCACCGTATATATGAGGAATACTACTTACTTGGATCATTTGTTAAGCGGCTAATAACACCAAATTCTAGTGTTAAAGTCCCACCACCGGCTGTTGAAGTTATCTATGAGAAATCCAAAAATTCAACTTCAGAATACCAGGATCcgtattataatttaatatataacaagATCAAGCATTTAAATCAAGACGCGGAAAAATCATGACAAACAATCACACCAGTTATTTATTTGCTTTATCTTTTTCCCCTTTAAGTTATGATACAAAAACCAATCAATAAATTCGAGATTAACAGAAAGGATACATTTTTAAGTACAGACATATCTAACTGCGTCAGATTTATAGTTATATTTCAGAGCTTATGGCAAGATCTCCTAATTCAAGACTAGTACAACAACATCACAAAGTATATCAATCTACATTCTCTTCATTTTTCTACAAGGTACAAGATTACATGGTACCCAAACATAATGCACCAACACTTACATAAAGCTGCAGCTAGACATAGGAAGACATCAGAAAAGATGATATACCTTACTTTCATTTTCATCAACTCCAAACAATAAGTTGACAGATCCAAATGGGattcctgaaaaataaaattgcataGGATAAAAAGAGGTTTATACATGTATTGCATCAACTGAATGATATATGTGACATATCAGCATAGAAGTTCACTGACAAACTGTGCACATAGGAAAGGAGGTTGAGCAAAACAAACAAGTGATCTCAAGCTAGAAGCAAGAACAAAAAGGTTGGAGTCCAGACAACCATACCAGTCGGAGTGTCAAATGCAGGTAAAAGTCTCCGTGCCAGGTCCTCAGCTAAGTGGAGCAATTCATCATCATATGTGGGGATTTTCATTCCCTGAAACATCACAATGAAAAATCACAAACAAATTTATaggaaatataaaaaacaaataaaaacggTGGCTCCTTGAGGAAAAGGAGGGAGGAAATGGTTGAGATTGATTATTTATCATACTGAtaaagaaatttgaaatatatacatTTCAGTTCTTCCTATATTAACAATACCGTAGCATAGTCACTTGCAATAAGATGGGCAGAAAGTAAGCCTCCAAGGATCCGTATTGTTGTCTCAAATACAGAAACAGTCTTGTTCTGCAGAGAACAAATAATACAAGCCTTAGTTTCTTCCATTCCAAAGCTAGAATAATATGAGCCAGATAAAACAAGCCAGGATTCCTTGTCAAAGTCATGTCATAACTGATCAGGATTTAAGATGTCACACTCAAAAGATGGAGCTAAAAGAGGAGACAAGTCCCAAATGGATCTAAAAGTTCACATGTATGGgatattcaaaataaaagaataaattgcATTACTTACAATGTCAAATCTAAGGTTTTTTCCAACCCATTCAACAGACTCAGCAAACCTTTCCTTATCTCCTAGCAAAGCCAATGTATCCAACGAATCTATCTGCAATCAATGCTATGGTGGTAATGTCAAACATGCTCCCAAAAATAAAGGCAATACAAGACACAAGGATCCTTACTAATGTTAAAGCATAGCCACCAAGTGTGTCTTCTCCTTCACATGATAAAGGTCTTAGCTCGTCACGCGGAAATGCGTGTAGCATGTAGCCGTTGAAGGCATGATTGAACATTTCACGCACCTACATTATAGAAAGAATGCCATCATGTTAAGATAACCAGGTCCCATGTATCTCCAACTCAAATAAGCCACATATTCTAGATGAATGTTATACTTATAAGATTGAAAGTGTGAGATGTTGTCATGAAATCTATTATCTATAAAATCAACAAGAAACATTCAAGAACAATCTAGACAAACAAATTAACAGTGACTTGAGCTAATTGACGAATCAATAGAACTGAAACATTTTAGTATAGTTTGTAAGAAGAAATGCTGGAGCAACTAGCAGAGAAAGTTTTGACTAGAACGACACAAGTTAAAAATTGTCAGCTTTGAGAAGCGCGTATCATGTTATCAGAAAATACAAAGAGAAATGACCTCATCTCTGAGCAGCATTGCTTCCTCCGGCGTAACGCTTCCCGCCGTCGATCTGATGATGAAGAGATCCGTGGTGCATATAAAGAGAGTGAGACAGCAGGACAAGAAGAGCAGCCTCCATTGTATATCACTTTCCATGGAACCTGATTCccctctcctcctcctcctttcTAGCGATGGTGCCGCGGTTGTAGATATAGAAGATCCGAGTATATACATGTAAACATAGGGATTGTGTCTATCATACGCTAAATCTGCTTCTACTTATTATTCGCCCAACATTGAAGTTTTATCAGAAATCACCGCGCGCCGGCGGATCAAGCAGAAAGAGAGGAGGAACTATGGTCAAAACGACGCCGCTGCTTACGCATGTAATCTTGCCGGTCATCAatcttgatatttttttttccttttcatttcgatgtcataaatatttttctttttcttttttcaaattcttcattttttttattacatcatcaaaattaaaataaataacaaagtCTCTTATTTTGTTTCGGAATTTTTCTTTATTcggtttttaattatttaaataattcaaaaaaaatactaaatattttttattttatttatatattttacttgtaaaaaaaattatgttaatttattaatgtcttaataataatatgtaaataaGATCTTCTTTCTTAAAATTCTTATAGCAATTAGTCTGCATAacatcatatataaatatataataatacagtGAAGATGACATGAGTAATTCTTCCTATTtatcacataaataaataattaattcttgaTAATATCATCCCTCTTGACAGTGAAATCCCAGAGGTCACCATACTTTTGATTGAAATCCCATATGTTCATTGTGTTATAATCGGAAATTAATTTGTCACGAGCTCCTCTTTCCATGTTATATATCTGCGGTTCAAAGTTGTGTGCTTCGCTCGGTTTGTCCATTTCAGTTATACAAAAAACAAGAGTAAACAGAGCCGCTCCAATGTACAAGTACTCGCCCTGCAGGAACACCAAcaacaacaaattaattatatattaataattttgtcaaACCGGCCCAGATTAAGACATAATTAAGTGTTGGATATTTGTACCGGCACGTCGAAATACAACCCAGCTGCAACTGCCGGGAGAAACAGCCATGAGATGAGACCTGACAGACAGACCATGCACAGACAAGCAAGCAAGCTGAGCTAGCTGATGAATATAATATAGATTTGAATgagaatttataattattattattattcataccTTTTAAGCCTTTGGGGGGATCAACAGATGCAATGTCTTCTGCAATTGATCCCCAAAATGATACTGCACattataagtaattaattagtaattggATTAATATAATTAGTAATTAAGGCTAGCTTCTGGTTCATgatcaatctatatatatatatatataatataccttTCTCCTCTTCGCCTTCGAAATAAGTATGATGACCATCCCACTTCCCATGAATGAATTCATCCTAACCAAAAAATTAACACCAACTTAATTATTACGTACGTACGTACGTACTTAGTGAAGACATTAAACGagacaaattataaataactacGTACGTACGTACGTCGGTAACGCCCGGGGTGACCCATCGGTCCTTTGGATCTTCATTGAGATCTGGTTCAATCTCTGCAAAGGCGGCATTCAACTGGGTTGTTGAAATCTTAATAGTATAAGGCGACGACACTCTGCTAAATCTTAAGCAAATTGGCGGGTTCCTGCTAATTCCTGTCGACCGAACCAACAACGGACACCGTTTTCCAGATGATTTTTGGTCGCCGGAGCTTGTTCTGgccaccgccgccgccgccgggATTGAGTACTTCACGGAGAAGGGAAGGGTAGAGAGTATTGCCATTTTTCTTGGTACTGTTGTTGGACCAAGCAAGAATGACTCCAGAGTTATCTTATCCAGCAAAAAAACACAACACGTGGCAATCCTAGATGAAGCCTAAATTAATGAACTCCACtccttctttcatttgagagatatataattatattttttaattgttattgcctttgtttataattttatggaaaaatggaaaatttatCATCACTATACCTAAATATTCACatatatcacttaattaataataattcacgtatcattttttttttaattattatatattatatatttatttttatacactatttctaaataataaaatttaatttatattttcatatacattgatcaaacaaattataatactCTTTGAAAAGcattaacaataattcattctttttttaattaatatattttgaacatttatttttattaacatttctaaataataaaacccgttattaaaaataaatgttgaaaatatattaattaaaaaaataaattattgttaatttttcttaaaaatatctatattgtttggttaatgactttaaaaatataaaagttttattattcataaattatgaataaaaatataatatatattaattttaaaaaatgacatgtcaATCACATGTCATCCTTCAACAGAAAACTTAACGGACTGAATGTTTTTGTTAGCTGTGATATAGATGAATATTAAGTTCAACTACACTCATATGAGCGGAACAAAAAATAGTTCTACATGAATATTTCGTTATAGTTCGATGATAAAATTAGTATCATTCTCTATAAGAAATGTTTTCACCCTAAATACATGACTTTTTAAAACAATgtttgaaataatcaaaattgtatttttatccATCTAAATCAATTTATCCCCAACTGGCATTGAACTATCTGCACTTGAAGCTTCTGAATCTCGTGCGTTAGTTGCCTATCAATGAATGGCCTGTTGTGACTGCATACAGCAAGTTCTTGCAAGAATAACGAAAGGATAGAGAAGAAGCCCGCGGGAAGACTTTTTACCTTTATTGGATTTGCAAATGTCTTGTCTGCAACCAATCTGTGCAGGTGCTGAAGAGTTTCATTCCCATCGCTCCAACCCTTTATGCTGCAGATGGTCCTGTGGCCCTTGCCCCATTTCTGTTGGGACTTGTATACAGGTGTCTCGGTCCGTCACACTTAATTTAGTGCTAGTGTAAGTGGTCCTCTCTGTGCAACTTTTGACTCAAGCCTTTTTCCCTCGCGTCTATGCTCGAGGCCTTGTTGCTGTGAAGGACCAGGAGTTTGCTTCCTATGGTCACTAAAATGCTCATGGCTTACCCGAAGCAAACAAACATTTGTTGACTCTTCCATCTTTAATAgaatccttctttttctttaaaaaaacaaacaagcaAGCTATAATTACATGGTTACTTTGTGATTAAGACCCTTcgtttttctttgtttttataattgtcCTTATTATCTATCTggttcttaattatttattatgattctTAAATCATTGTCTCCTTtagttcattaaaaaaaaatattagaatgcatagtttatataaattttatttatattgtgatGACAACATGATTAACctaagaaataatttaattgacatCAATTTGTTTTATATGAATATCTAGATAGGAGGTagcatattaacttaaataattgatataCAGTATTTAGGTTTGAGAATcacgataaaaaaaaatgagattataTAAAACATGTAAATGTTTGTCTGTCGAgctctatatattttatacactAATAGTAAAACGAAAatgacataatatatatattcatgttcCACCGGGCAAAAATTATAAACTGAATGTGGAATGGTTATTGGTATCAAATGTATCATTTTATTGTTTCAATTGTAAGATAGATTTTGTCATTTTTCATCACTTAATACTACGTACTCCCACATTATTCTATATAGCTAGCACAAAGCACAagatgtatttatttttaaaataaattggtttGTGTGTTTAATgggccatatatatataatgacatGATATATAGACTTTCATACAAGAAAAACAACAGTCATTAATTTAGATGTAACTTGTGTGTGCGAACATGATCAGCACATTATCTTTTCTTTATTGTTGTAAGTTGTGTGTACACATTACAGTGGATCTTGGAGGAATCTTTGTAAGAGAGTATTGGCTTAAAGAACTTATTATAAATGCAAACTTATTAGTTGAAATTAATAACAGAATATATGATAATAAGAGCGCTTCTTAAAATACTTAAGAGTTATGgtgattgaaataaaaaacaattacacACAAATTCTTGAAGGGTTGCATTTTGGACCTACTCAAAATCTTAGACCTAAGATTCATTGGTAGACCTCCAAATTGGGAAACCACAAagcacaaaatatatttatttttaaaaattaactaatcaTGATAAATGAACCACAATTCATTCACATAATTAATCCAagctttatttcatttaaaagtACTCTTTCTTTCCGAAAAGCATaaagtcattaaaaaaaacatgtaaaaaaagtaaaaagagaggtaaaaaaaagaagaaggggGAATATCACGCCATTCAAGTGAGCCTTCTTTGGCCGATACTCACGGCAACCGAGACGCCACGAGCTCCTGCCCTGCCCCGCCTCCAATATGACAATGCTATGTTTCCTTTACAGAAACTGTCATCAGCGCAACACagaaattaaatatcattttattctaATCTTTTTtcctatttcttcttcttcttcttctttaataaAACTCTATCTGATCAATCAATCCagaaattaaatatcattttattctaATCTTTTTtcctatttcttcttcttcttctttaataaAACTCTATCTGATCAATCAATCCATCGATCTCACACTATATCTTTAGAGcaatgatttataatatattctcTTGAACGTGAACATGAACACGAACCAGTCAACAACCAAAGAGGAGggtgaattcaaattcaaattcaaacaaaaagcttcaaaataaagaaaatggaaGAATTACACTTTTCAACATTTTCCCAAAATTGTTAGGGTGTCTCTCCCAGTAGCAGGAGAGAAGCCAATCCGGGAACCATATtactgttattattattattattattattaggtcCTCTTTCGTATTTCTTCACATTTATTGTTATTGCCGGAGGAGGCTGCCATGTAGTAAttagctgctgctgctgctgctgctgctgctgctgctgctgcacTACCACCATTTTATCTTCCGAACCCTCGGGaaacttcttctcctcctcctcctccttcgaTCTCTGCTGCTCGTGTTTTCCGTCCTCTCTTCTTTCCTCCTCCTCCGTCGGAGGAGGAGTTTCATCGGACAGCAGCGGTGGTGCCGTGGCGGCTCTTGTGTGTGGAGAGAGCCACTTAGCTAGCATGTACTGCGGTTTCCTCCAAGGAGGGACGTGCATTCCTTTCTTCTTCAAGCTCTGTCTCGCCGCCTCCGAGACTATGGAAACCATCTGTTCCAGCCGATCCGCCTTCCCCACGAATATCTGCGGTAGTGACTGAAGGACGGATTTATAACTCCCGGTTGATCGAGCTATCTCAAATTCCGATCTGAAATCCACGTCTACTAACAGTCTCTCTCCTTCCACAATTACATCTATGTAGTCGTATTCTCctgcatattatatatatatatatatacataatctaTTAAGATAAGATGGAGCTAGCAGCAGAACAGAACAGAAAGGAAGGATGGAGAGATATGGTGTGTGTACCGGCTggacaagaagaagacttttccCAACGCGATCTACAGATTGAAGAATCATAGCCGAGAAGAATTAGTCCATCAGTGACAAGATTGCGCATATCATCTTTCCGCTTGCAACCGGCAGCTTTGTTCTTCTCCACAATCCTCCAAGTATCTGCTACAACATTTCTCTCCGATACACTTGCACAGAGAATCAAACTCTGCATTCATTCATTCGTTCGTTTCTTATGAGAATTCGCACATACAAAATTATGTGACATTGTGTTAAAATCTCACCTTAAGGGTTTCGAGAGTATCGGCGTTTGAGTTTGAATCGTTGTTGAGACAACCGGCAAAGTAGTCAAactcgtcgtcgtcgtcgtcgtccgAGATATCATTGCGATTTCCGTTGAAGCAATTACAGCGGTTTCGGCCACATTTGGTCGACAATGGCTTCTCGTTCTCCTCAATGAAATTCTGCACCATCTTCGCCAAGCACACAGAGCTGGGTTCGAACTCGGTTGCAGCATCTTTGACCAAGTACTGTAGTTCGCCAAACACAACCGTCGTCGTCTTCTCCGCCGCCGCCGTAGAATTTCGAAGTACACTGGGGAACTGGCGATCAAAGAGCCTCCTAAGTCGCGATTTGGACGCGGGTTTGGACGTGGAATCATTTCGGATCGATTCTCTGAAACCCTCCTCCTGAGTAGTGTTATCTAGAGGTTGGATCTTCATAGGAAAAGGCATTAATTTACTTTACTTTACAAAAGGAAAGGTAGGTTCTGCACTAGCTACtctccttccttccttcctttaGAATTGCCTAATAATTATAATCCATTTTTGCATGTACAGGTACAGCTAATGGACTCAGAGAGCTTGCTTGCTTGTCATGGTTATAAAACAGCTAGATATTGCGGTAAGATTTCCTCagccaaatatatataaaattaaaaacaaggaAACTGTGTGTGACTATTATTATCAAGCAAACAAAGTCAACTAGCTATCAGTTAGTTAGTTCATAACATCCGATCGGCTCCATCCATCCGCCATTCTCATCATCGTCATCTCACGTAGGTGAGTGAATCCCGCTCCTCCGAGTGGCTAACAAACAAAAATAGGCTCAGAGTAtgtaaagaaatatatatatatatgtttccgCGTGCCTTACTGCAGAAGAATCGAATCCACAAACTGGAATTGATTGCGTCTAGCTAAGCTAGCAATGGGTAAGAGTTGCTTCATGAAATACGTGACGGTGGGGAAGAGAGAGAATGGCATTTTTGTTTCGCAGGGAGTAACCCACGGCAAGAATATCCATTACCGGCggccaccaccaccaccacggCGAAGAATGATAAGAGGAAAGacaaggaaggaaggaaggaagaaagagaaaaaggaAATGAAATCAATTTGTGGTTTAGAAACCATACGATGAGCAGCAAgcagtatataaaataaaagagtatATAAAACAGAGGTGCTGACGTGGCTAAACGTGCCACATCAGGTACGAATTGTTGCGGTTTTGTAAACGTGGCGAGGGGTAGGTAGGGTGCGGCGACGCCATCATCGTGGAAGGACGCGCGGTTAATTGGCTCTGGGGATTGCAAAATGACTGTACTACCCCTCCGAATAGGTCTAGCCGGGGAGGAGCGGTAAGAAATGAATAAATAGGTCATGGCCCATGTTTTGCGGGGAGTAGAAACCGTCGGCCAGGCAAAATTCACATTTCAAACTACAAACTCAACCCTGAATATCTTTCTAATAATtctatatattaagatataacataatattaactAATGTAAAAacacatgaaaataaaattaagaccAATAATAAATATGGATAAAggaaaatgtatataaaaagGATGAACAATTGGACAACCCAGTCTACTCtaattctgtttttttttttttttctcttatatatatatatattattaaaaataaataaaaaaaatgtagttaCAAATATTATTGGTGAAAAGTCTGGTCTTTGTTATTCCCTTAAAAAATGGTCACAAGGGATGCATGTGTGTAGTGTAGTGAAATTTGTAGTTAAAGTCTTTGTAGCGTCCGATCAGCGTGAAGGATTCATTTAGGTGAGAAATGCCATTTTCATCTAAATCTTATTGCTTTTTTTAACTACACttttaaatcaaacaatttcacatctatatattcttaaactttttttaaaataaataaaataaattcatttcaatttcaaaGAGCACACAACAGTTCTTGAGTATTACTAATACCTAGCAcctacattattattattattattattacgacTACTAAAGTCTACAATTGCTTacacaattattaaattcatgaatttttcatttaaaaaaagtataattacGATGATGAACAAAAATAAAGCTATAACCATTAATGATAATATTGGGTACCTTCCCCTTTTTATTGCTTTTTGTGCTGCAACTTTAATGCGACAGCAGCATTGATTAGATGACactttaataacttttttttggggaaaaataGGAAtgatttttttcctttcttatgTCCATGCTATCATTATGATGTGTGGATATTTagttttatcaaattaaaattttgttaaataaataagttatttattttattttaaatcaattatatattcatattttattttaattgataatgaTAGATAAGGGTGTGATACagttatttttaagttaaataaccCACAAGATAAAACTAGctattcatttcatttttatttttataattatactagttatatcataattattttatgtttaaattagtttaaaaaaagtaCATAATGCCACTTCATTGAATAGTGAAAAACTAGTTTGATTGTAGTcacattctaattatttttaaatattgaaagatagaataattaatagtcataaCTTTTGTTCAACTTAAAATCATTctaactttaaaatttattgtattctttcaattattatattgtataacTTTAGCTATATTAAATGgccttttataaaatattagtttaatttgtCACAGCAGCTTCTATTACAATCTTtcttaaaaatcattaaaataaaataaataaataaaaaattatagtgtAAGCAATTATTATTGAActttaaataagatttaaaacAGAAAAGTAACTTTTGAGTCAttaaaaaatgatcaattattCTCTTAAATTGAAGAGTTGGACAATGCGATTACAACACAGCCAAAGCAGCGTGAAATATTTGGTCAAAGTGAGTCCTCACACTGAAGATAATGATTTTGAGGTTTATCtatgcataaaaaaaaaatgttttaaataaatttgaacacaatattaaatattatatcaaaaataatttatagcaacaaaaataatatatatcatgtttctttttcttctttttagtTAAGGAATATCATTGAAAAAAATCATCACTAAAATCACAAATAAAGGAGTGAATATACATGGAGAATTAGAAATATAagatttgagtcatttttattattattaaaactgtTGTCATAAATTTGAAGAATCTCCGTTCAGCTTAGTTTATTGAGAATGATGAgttgtaaataaatttgattagttAATTGTTGGAGTAGTTCAATTTTTCACCTTACTccattaaaatatatgaattgttttaatatgtggctataaatttattgaacacttctgtaaatatatatatatatacatatatatatatatatatatatatatatatatatatatatatatatatatatatatatatatatatata from Impatiens glandulifera chromosome 9, dImpGla2.1, whole genome shotgun sequence includes the following:
- the LOC124916452 gene encoding uncharacterized protein LOC124916452; protein product: MPFPMKIQPLDNTTQEEGFRESIRNDSTSKPASKSRLRRLFDRQFPSVLRNSTAAAEKTTTVVFGELQYLVKDAATEFEPSSVCLAKMVQNFIEENEKPLSTKCGRNRCNCFNGNRNDISDDDDDDEFDYFAGCLNNDSNSNADTLETLKSLILCASVSERNVVADTWRIVEKNKAAGCKRKDDMRNLVTDGLILLGYDSSICRSRWEKSSSCPAGEYDYIDVIVEGERLLVDVDFRSEFEIARSTGSYKSVLQSLPQIFVGKADRLEQMVSIVSEAARQSLKKKGMHVPPWRKPQYMLAKWLSPHTRAATAPPLLSDETPPPTEEEERREDGKHEQQRSKEEEEEKKFPEGSEDKMVVVQQQQQQQQQQQQLITTWQPPPAITINVKKYERGPNNNNNNNNSNMVPGLASLLLLGETP
- the LOC124914933 gene encoding photosynthetic NDH subunit of subcomplex B 5, chloroplastic, which produces MAILSTLPFSVKYSIPAAAAVARTSSGDQKSSGKRCPLLVRSTGISRNPPICLRFSRVSSPYTIKISTTQLNAAFAEIEPDLNEDPKDRWVTPGVTDDEFIHGKWDGHHTYFEGEEEKVSFWGSIAEDIASVDPPKGLKGLISWLFLPAVAAGLYFDVPGEYLYIGAALFTLVFCITEMDKPSEAHNFEPQIYNMERGARDKLISDYNTMNIWDFNQKYGDLWDFTVKRDDIIKN